AGCCTCTCAAGCGTGATCGCATCGACACTTATACCCTCTTGCACTAGCGCCATAGCCGTCGCATCGCACTGTAAATTTATAAGCTCATTTAGGCTTAGACCCGCCACAAAATCGCACTCTTCAAGCCCTTTTAGGCTTAGATTTGAGATAGTCTTGTCGCTAGCGTGATCTTTTATCTTTATAAAAGTCACGCTCTTATCTTTTACGCCATCCATGATAAGCTGTAAAAAGCTGTGCTGATCACGGCTGCCAACAAGTCCAACTGGCGTAAGGCCGACCCTTTTATAGCCTCGTTTTTTGCCAAGGCTCTCCGCCCAAAGCTGCACGTACCAGTCGTTAAATTCAAAAAATCTATCGCAATAGCTAAATATGACATTTATGCTGGCATTTCTGCTAGTAGCGTAGTGGTAGGCTTTTGCGACTATGGAGCTATCTTTTTGCTCGATGTATTGCTTCTTGCAAGCAAGCGCGCCCTCTAAAAGTGCCTTTATATCGTAGCCGCAGATACCAAGAGGCACAAGGCCGATCGCACTTAGCACGCTAAATCTCCCGCCCACGTTTTTTGGGATGTTAAAAAATTTGATGCCATTTTCTTTGGCGAAATTTTCTAAATTTGTCCCAGGATCAGTTATGATGAGAAAATTTTTGCCTAAATTTTGAGGTTTAAAGTCATCAAGCAAACATTTAAAAATAGTAATCGTCTCGATCGTGTTGCCTGATTTTGAGCTTATTATAAAAAGCGTCTCGTCAAAATTTAGCCCACTAAGCGTGCTTTTGTAGCTGCAAGGATCGACGTTATCTAAAAATAAAAGCTCTCTTTTTATCCCCTGTGTGCCATCAAGCATTGATTTTAGCGCCTTTACGCCAAGACTGCTGCCGCCTATGCCAACAAGTACTACATTTTTGATATGAGCCAGCCCCTTTTCATACTCCTCGATCTCGCCAAGTAAATTTTGCCCAAGCACTGGCAGATGGTAGTAGCCTATCTCGCCGCTTTCGTACTCGTCGTTTATGCGTTTGGCGTAGGAGTCGATGACCTCGCTGCTTGCAAAGTTAAATTTAAAGCAAGTCTCTATCATTTATTTCGCTCGTAAAAGAAATTTGTAGCCTCAACAAAGCCATCTATGCTACCACAATCAAACCTCTTGCCCTTAAATTTATAAGCTAGCACCATGCCATCT
Above is a window of Campylobacter concisus DNA encoding:
- a CDS encoding glucose-6-phosphate isomerase, yielding MIETCFKFNFASSEVIDSYAKRINDEYESGEIGYYHLPVLGQNLLGEIEEYEKGLAHIKNVVLVGIGGSSLGVKALKSMLDGTQGIKRELLFLDNVDPCSYKSTLSGLNFDETLFIISSKSGNTIETITIFKCLLDDFKPQNLGKNFLIITDPGTNLENFAKENGIKFFNIPKNVGGRFSVLSAIGLVPLGICGYDIKALLEGALACKKQYIEQKDSSIVAKAYHYATSRNASINVIFSYCDRFFEFNDWYVQLWAESLGKKRGYKRVGLTPVGLVGSRDQHSFLQLIMDGVKDKSVTFIKIKDHASDKTISNLSLKGLEECDFVAGLSLNELINLQCDATAMALVQEGISVDAITLERLDEFHAGWLIFYYELLTSATGIMLGINTYDQPGVEIGKRILKTMLLK